The Christiangramia flava JLT2011 region TCATGGATGGGGCTTTTTTCTTCTCATTACTATCTTCTATCATACTCAAAGCTATTTCAATTTCTTTATCTACATCAAATCAAAAACGTTTATTATAATTGGAAAAAGATTAATCAATTTCGAATTCTCGAACGAAAATTGCTACATGAAATTCTACTATTCCACAACTGTTCCTGATGAACATGGCAGTATCATCATTCATCGGGACAATTGTCTTAGTCTGCCACAGGTGGACGAGAGACTGTATCTCGGGATTTTCGCCAACGGTAACCTTGCGGTAGAGAAAGCCAGGCTTGCCTATCAAATCCAGAAATTGCGCATTTGTGATTGCTGTGGGGATGAAGCATTATAATTTTAGAGCCGGAAAGTGATTTCCGGTTTTTTATTTCTGTCACATCCCGTAACTTTAGGCAGTATTTCAACTTATGGAAGATATCAGCAGCATTCTTAAAAAGCACGACATCCGCCCAACCGCAATGCGTTTGCTGATCTATCAGTTTCTTAAGGATAAAGATGTCGCACTGGCCTTGAACGATATCGAAATCGCTTTTGATAATTCTGAAAGAACCACTCTTTATCGTACCATCAAAACCTTTGAAAAAAACGGTATCGTGCATCAGATCGATGATGGTACTGGGGTCATGAAATATGCACTGGATGAAGAAAATGCCGGGAAAGCCGCCCTCCACTTACATTTTCATTGTAATCGCTGCAACGAGACTGTTTGCTTGACCGATCATAAAATTCCTCATATCAATCTTCCCTCCGGTTACCGGGCAGAAGATATGAACCTGGTGCTCAAAGGCCTTTGCGATAAATGCACTTAGATTGCACGTTTTTGAAGCTATCTTCGTAAATAAAAAAGATGGCTTGTAGTAATTGCAATGGAAAATCACATTCACACGATCATTCTGCTGGATTTTTAGGAGAAAAAACGGAGTTGTATTTCGCTATCCTCAGCGGAATTTTTCTGATTGGTGGATACCTTTTACATACTTTTACCGATCTTTCTGAAATCACCATTATCGTCATTTACGCGATATCCTACATTTTCGGTGGATTCTTCACGCTGAAGGAGGCCATCCAGGAAATTTCCCATGGTCGCTTCGAAATTGATTTTTTAATGCTGGTCGCCGCAATTGGCGCGGCATTTCTGAATAAGTGGGCAGAAGGTGCGCTATTGTTGTTCCTTTTTAGTCTGGGACACGCTCTCGAGCATATGGCAATGGAAAAAGCCAGAAAATCTATCGAATCCCTTACCAATCTTTCACCAA contains the following coding sequences:
- a CDS encoding Fur family transcriptional regulator; the encoded protein is MEDISSILKKHDIRPTAMRLLIYQFLKDKDVALALNDIEIAFDNSERTTLYRTIKTFEKNGIVHQIDDGTGVMKYALDEENAGKAALHLHFHCNRCNETVCLTDHKIPHINLPSGYRAEDMNLVLKGLCDKCT